Proteins encoded by one window of Sus scrofa isolate TJ Tabasco breed Duroc chromosome 12, Sscrofa11.1, whole genome shotgun sequence:
- the LOC100517731 gene encoding transcription factor CP2-like protein 1 isoform X1 — protein sequence MLFWHNQPEHLWPSPGELYPRPPSLLRESLPLPYLKQEELPSIPSAEPPCPVFQYVLCAATSPAVRQQEETLTYLNQGQSYEVQMLCNPKLGDATQGPQLLKSVVRVVFHDRRLQYMEQQQLDGWRWSRPGDRILDIDVPLSVGVIEPQVLPSQLNSVEFYWDPTKRTSLFLQVHCISTEFTPRKKGGEKGVPFRLQIDTFKPGDKELPPEHLHSAGCLIKVFKPKGADRKLKTDREKIEKQPVHERDKYQTGCDSTVFMECSPWPEPSLGPHLPLSPLALTSPQSCKFLSLERLCSSPPFALDTLGASPAQDLNPGASILETQQWLHRHRFSSYCQLLANFTGTDLLKLTRQDLIQICGAADGIRLFNTLRARPICHRLTLYVAQAASRQQNEVPKNPDSGFYQEVSLDELSADELLGKLAEILALPANQIHRLCHQGPGGILILLSDQVVQNIKDESYFVAVVKKESRWLLPGSDLGPGVPAARGDWGQPGSPGSCAHQKPC from the exons ATGCTCTTTTGGCACAACCAGCCAGAGCACCTGTGGCCCAGCCCCGGGGAACTGTATCCCAGGCCGCCAAGCTTGCTCAG GGAGTCCTTGCCCTTGCCCTACCTGAAGCAGGAAGAGCTGCCCAGCATCCCCAGCGCGGAGCCACCCTGCCCTGTGTTCCAGTATGTGCTCTGTGCAGCCACCTCGCCGGCAGTGAGGCAGCAGGAGGAGACCCTCACCTACCTGAACCAGG GCCAGTCCTATGAGGTGCAGATGCTCTGCAACCCCAAGCTGGGCGATGCCACCCAGGGGCCCCAGCTGCTGAAG AGTGTAGTGCGTGTGGTTTTCCACGACCGGCGCCTGCAGTACatggagcagcagcagctggacGGCTGGAGGTGGAGCCGGCCTGGGGACCGCATCCTGGACATAG ATGTGCCACTGTCTGTGGGGGTGATAGAACCCCAAGTGTTGCCCTCGCAGCTCAACTCGGTGGAGTTTTATTGGGACCCAACTAAGAGGACCTCCCTCTTCCTGCAG GTTCACTGCATCAGCACCGAGTTCACTCCTCGGAAAAAAGGTGGAGAGAAAGGCGTCCCGTTCCGCCTCCAGATCGACACTTTTAAGCCGGGTGACAAGGAGCTTCCGCCTGAGCACCTGCATTCGGCTGGCTGCCTCATCAAGGTTTTTAAG CCCAAAGGAGCTGACCGGAAACTGAAAACTGACCGGGAGAAGATTGAGAAACAGCCTGTGCACGAGAGAGACAAGTATCAGACTGGCTGCGACAGCACCGTCTTCATGGAG TGTTCACCGTGGCCAGAGCCCAGTTTGGGCCCCCACCTGCCTCTGAGCCCTCTTGCTCTGACTTCCCCTCAGTCCTGCAAGTTCCTGTCCCTGGAGAG GCTCTGCTCCTCACCACCATTCGCCTTGGACACTTTGGGGGCAAGCCCAGCTCAG GACCTGAACCCTGGAGCCTCCATCCTAGAGACACAGCAGTGGTTACATAGGCACCGGTTCTCCAGCTACTGCCAGTTGCTGGCCAATTTCACTG GCACTGATCTGCTGAAGCTTACCCGCCAGGACCTTATCCAAATTTGTGGGGCTGCCGACGGGATTCGCCTTTTCAATACTCTTAGAGCCAG GCCCATCTGTCACCGGCTGACCTTGTATGTCGCTCAGGCGGCCTCAAGACAACAGAATGAGGTTCCTAAGAACCCTGACTCAG gcttttATCAAGAGGTCTCTCTGGATGAACTCAGTGCTGATGAGCTCCTGGGGAAACTGGCTGAGATCCTGGCCCTCCCAGCCAATCAGATCCATCGTCTTTGCCACCAGGGCCCTGGGGGCATCCTCATTCTCCTCAGTGACCAG GTGGTTCAGAATATTAAGGATGAATCCTactttgtggctgtggtgaagaaaG AATCCAGATGGCTACTACCTGGTTCTGACCTAGGCCCAGGAGTGCCCGCTGCGAGAGGAGACTGGGGCCAGCCGGGTTCTCCTGGGTCCTGTGCTCACCAGAAGCCTTGTTAA
- the LOC100517731 gene encoding transcription factor CP2-like protein 1 isoform X2, which yields MLFWHNQPEHLWPSPGELYPRPPSLLRESLPLPYLKQEELPSIPSAEPPCPVFQYVLCAATSPAVRQQEETLTYLNQGQSYEVQMLCNPKLGDATQGPQLLKSVVRVVFHDRRLQYMEQQQLDGWRWSRPGDRILDIDVPLSVGVIEPQVLPSQLNSVEFYWDPTKRTSLFLQVHCISTEFTPRKKGGEKGVPFRLQIDTFKPGDKELPPEHLHSAGCLIKVFKPKGADRKLKTDREKIEKQPVHERDKYQTGCDSTVFMECSPWPEPSLGPHLPLSPLALTSPQSCKFLSLERLCSSPPFALDTLGASPAQDLNPGASILETQQWLHRHRFSSYCQLLANFTGTDLLKLTRQDLIQICGAADGIRLFNTLRARPICHRLTLYVAQAASRQQNEVPKNPDSGFYQEVSLDELSADELLGKLAEILALPANQIHRLCHQGPGGILILLSDQVVQNIKDESYFVAVVKKVQNPDGYYLVLT from the exons ATGCTCTTTTGGCACAACCAGCCAGAGCACCTGTGGCCCAGCCCCGGGGAACTGTATCCCAGGCCGCCAAGCTTGCTCAG GGAGTCCTTGCCCTTGCCCTACCTGAAGCAGGAAGAGCTGCCCAGCATCCCCAGCGCGGAGCCACCCTGCCCTGTGTTCCAGTATGTGCTCTGTGCAGCCACCTCGCCGGCAGTGAGGCAGCAGGAGGAGACCCTCACCTACCTGAACCAGG GCCAGTCCTATGAGGTGCAGATGCTCTGCAACCCCAAGCTGGGCGATGCCACCCAGGGGCCCCAGCTGCTGAAG AGTGTAGTGCGTGTGGTTTTCCACGACCGGCGCCTGCAGTACatggagcagcagcagctggacGGCTGGAGGTGGAGCCGGCCTGGGGACCGCATCCTGGACATAG ATGTGCCACTGTCTGTGGGGGTGATAGAACCCCAAGTGTTGCCCTCGCAGCTCAACTCGGTGGAGTTTTATTGGGACCCAACTAAGAGGACCTCCCTCTTCCTGCAG GTTCACTGCATCAGCACCGAGTTCACTCCTCGGAAAAAAGGTGGAGAGAAAGGCGTCCCGTTCCGCCTCCAGATCGACACTTTTAAGCCGGGTGACAAGGAGCTTCCGCCTGAGCACCTGCATTCGGCTGGCTGCCTCATCAAGGTTTTTAAG CCCAAAGGAGCTGACCGGAAACTGAAAACTGACCGGGAGAAGATTGAGAAACAGCCTGTGCACGAGAGAGACAAGTATCAGACTGGCTGCGACAGCACCGTCTTCATGGAG TGTTCACCGTGGCCAGAGCCCAGTTTGGGCCCCCACCTGCCTCTGAGCCCTCTTGCTCTGACTTCCCCTCAGTCCTGCAAGTTCCTGTCCCTGGAGAG GCTCTGCTCCTCACCACCATTCGCCTTGGACACTTTGGGGGCAAGCCCAGCTCAG GACCTGAACCCTGGAGCCTCCATCCTAGAGACACAGCAGTGGTTACATAGGCACCGGTTCTCCAGCTACTGCCAGTTGCTGGCCAATTTCACTG GCACTGATCTGCTGAAGCTTACCCGCCAGGACCTTATCCAAATTTGTGGGGCTGCCGACGGGATTCGCCTTTTCAATACTCTTAGAGCCAG GCCCATCTGTCACCGGCTGACCTTGTATGTCGCTCAGGCGGCCTCAAGACAACAGAATGAGGTTCCTAAGAACCCTGACTCAG gcttttATCAAGAGGTCTCTCTGGATGAACTCAGTGCTGATGAGCTCCTGGGGAAACTGGCTGAGATCCTGGCCCTCCCAGCCAATCAGATCCATCGTCTTTGCCACCAGGGCCCTGGGGGCATCCTCATTCTCCTCAGTGACCAG GTGGTTCAGAATATTAAGGATGAATCCTactttgtggctgtggtgaagaaaG TGCAGAATCCAGATGGCTACTACCTGGTTCTGACCTAG